A genomic region of Miscanthus floridulus cultivar M001 unplaced genomic scaffold, ASM1932011v1 os_1020_3_4, whole genome shotgun sequence contains the following coding sequences:
- the LOC136533630 gene encoding E3 ubiquitin-protein ligase WAV3-like: MVGGCVSGGDGAAEGTLARWRRAAAKRIGLSCASFFSYAASPSPPSSKTISCSALNAPADSTDGEQQKMEEPTSTRVADKNLCAICLELLSTSSSDVDNGETPAIFTAHCSHSFHFLCIASNIRHGNVSCPICRAQWSELPRDLKVPPLLHNQSDPILRILDDSIASSRVNRRSSIRAARYDDDDPVEPFTLTEHVDPCLRFVLIPAPVAAHHHILGHYPCGHMLPLQQHFQYSGSSMLSPPQIASPSGQRRAYLSVSLAPQPAMDLVLVASPNGPHLRLLKQAMTLVVFSMRAIDRLAIVTNATTATRAFPLRRMTSHGKRMALQVIEHLCCVGGTDPVGALHKGLKILEDRAHRNPSNCILHLSDHPVRNCVGVDMNHSNIPVHQFHVGLGFGVQTGFIMHEFEELLARLLGGVIGDTQLRIGEHGGMVRFGELRGGEERRIPLDLVADCGFILVGYSYLEGGREDQLRTGEIAVGFEEKGDNRYCGMREMGLSIGGERRSCCAERRDYHDPFMARRWAKHFNVYRA; encoded by the exons ATGGTGGGGGGCTGCgtcagcggcggcgacggcgccgcCGAAGGGACGCTCGCGAGGTGGCGGAGGGCGGCGGCCAAGCGGATCGGCctctcatgcgcctccttcttctcCTACGCCGCCTCTCCCTCCCCGCCTTCTTCCAAGACT ATCTCATGCTCGGCACTGAATGCACCTGCAGACAGTACTGATGGAGAGCAGCAAAAGATGGAGGAACCCACCAGCACCAGAGTGGCTGACAAG AATCTATGTGCAATATGTTTGGAACTCCTCAGCACCAGCAGCAGTGATGTTGACAATGGTGAGACGCCAGCAATCTTCACAGCGCACTGCTCCCACTCTTTCCACTTCCTATGCATCGCCTCCAACATCCGGCATGGCAATGTCAGCTGCCCTATCTGCCGTGCACAATGGTCTGAGCTGCCACGTGACTTGAAGGTTCCACCATTGCTGCACAACCAGTCGGATCCAATTCTTCGCATCCTGGATGACAGTATTGCATCATCCCGTGTTAACAGAAGGTCCTCCATCCGTGCTGCCCGCTACGATGATGATGACCCAGTAGAGCCTTTCACTTTGACTGAGCATGTGGATCCATGTCTTCGCTTCGTCCTTATCCCGGCTCCAGTGGCAGCTCACCATCATATTCTCGGGCATTACCCCTGTGGACACATGTTGCCACTACAACAGCACTTCCAGTACAGCGGTTCCTCCATGCTTTCACCGCCTCAGATTGCTTCACCCAGTGGACAACGGCGCGCCTACCTCTCTGTCAGTCTTGCTCCACAGCCAGCCATGGACTTGGTCCTGGTTGCCAGCCCTAATGGACCACATCTGAGGCTCTTGAAGCAGGCAATGACGCTTGTTGTCTTCTCCATGAGGGCAATTGACCGGTTAGCCATTGTCACGAATGCCACCACTGCAACCCGTGCTTTCCCCTTGCGCCGGATGACATCCCATGGGAAAAGAATGGCGCTGCAGGTCATTGAACACCTTTGCTGTGTTGGTGGGACTGATCCAGTAGGGGCTTTACACAAGGGCCTGAAGATACTGGAGGACCGGGCGCATCGGAACCCAAGCAACTGCATCCTTCACTTGTCTGATCATCCAGTCCGCAACTGTGTTGGGGTGGATATGAACCACTCTAACATCCCAGTTCACCAGTTCCATGTCGGGCTCGGTTTCGGGGTGCAAACTGGATTTATCATGCATGAGTTTGAGGAGCTGCTTGCACGGTTGCTTGGCGGCGTGATAGGCGACACCCAGCTGAGGATAGGGGAGCATGGGGGAATGGTTAGGTTTGGAGAGCTGAGGGGTGGTGAGGAGCGAAGGATCCCGCTCGACCTTGTGGCAGATTGTGGCTTCATACTTGTTGGTTACAGTTACCTGGAGGGTGGAAGAGAGGACCAGCTGAGGACAGGCGAAATCGCTGTTGGGTTCGAAGAGAAAGGCGACAACCGGTACTGTGGAATGAGAGAGATGGGGCTGAGCATTGGCGGTGAGAGGAGGAGCTGCTGCGCTGAGAGGCGGGACTACCATGACCCATTCATGGCACGGCGATGGGCGAAGCATTTCAATGTGTACAGGGCCTGA
- the LOC136533626 gene encoding flowering time control protein FPA-like isoform X1, translating to MMARDRRGPGGRGRFGGGPPGDERPVRHGVRVEEDPYFPLPRRGSGWGVAPPSRHLWVGGLAPSVTASDLSELFLRCGDVEDVARQPGRNFAFVSFLREGDAVAAVRELQGARLAGAPVRIEFSKGDKASGSSMDDRYTQHADERHSIERGRKRHLSPENTIDKYKRNRSTEPSEVLWIGFPPGLKVDEAHLWEAFSPFGKVLRVTTFPGRTYAFVQYTSVAAACRAKEALQGKLFNNPRVSICFSRNEGAAPEVGKRSFVAPYSPQPSARPVIRDHDFEDFPRARPFDSPPRDFRMSTPHFGPNRLSRDADDVGFSKGNYFEQDAGIELGHASNIEPFRTRELGQERRLAEELYEPHRQSPTARSDAPWKPWNNIPFDRPQRPLPMEASWDVEDNSYLISKKLKGAQVHDTELPEYPFSEFDRGKVYPEYQRRPHHDLSEDGLHSRTSSFTDMHDRHHVHPLKNITPLTNKHEPWHAQESFDRRLGKMDRSTPDHHEPALKDEWKWNGTIAKGGTPICRARCFPVGKVLNFMLPEFLDCTARTSLDMLSKHYYQAAGSWVVFFVPENDADMTAYNDFMSYLGDKQRAAVCKLGERSTLFLVPPSDFSEQVLRVPGNVSISGVILKFQQSNPDYSSPNRKSLERAHQSSASNFNTDVSNCEDLHALRRLNPPDISTFPQGPDYVRSSGVSYTPASADFIPPYKPESAPPYVVSQLPQERPPADLPMGIVQGQHQQLPNRLLSGWSNNLDDPNPGSGNFSLEQGVISRALNNRTQDPYTFASGVVPTGTASGYAPGEAYNSMSWPSMQPNSQQVARSDQPTIPVSLPPDQLAQLAALLAQQNQPRKVGLPVDSSNNQSGFIQNSNPHGHATMMPGNSGSIPVQNSLPPVPPSMQQLRAHVPVPPIGSLPANPLNALPTSAPILCNTTLPMPPIHALVNPAHSSMPMRPFVPPLPEGPPPFQQQTSSAPTVQPLATSGQQSSQQLPAQDLDGDPQKRLQATLQLAATLLKQIQNQSNPGGQK from the exons ATG ATGGCGAGGGACCGCCGCGGGCCGGGTGGACGGGGGAGGTTCGGCGGCGGGCCGCCGGGCGACGAGCGGCCGGTCCGTCACGGCGTCCGCGTCGAGGAGGATCCGTACTTCCCACTCCCGCGTCGGGGGTCGGGCTGGGGAGTGGCGCCGCCGTCGCGGCACCTGTGGGTGGGCGGCCTGGCGCCCAGCGTCACGGCGTCCGACCTGTCGGAGCTGTTCCTCCGGTGCGGCGACGTCGAGGATGTCGCCCGCCAGCCCGGCCGGAACTTCGCGTTCGTGAGCTTCCTGCGGGAGGGGGACGCCGTTGCCGCGGTGCGGGAGCTCCAGGGGGCTCGCCTTGCTGGGGCGCCTGTTAGGATCGAGTTTTCCAAGGGG GATAAGGCTTCAGGTAGCTCAATGGATGACAGATATACACAACATGCTGATGAGCGGCATTCTATTGAACGTGGGAGAAAACGGCATCTGAGTCCTGAAAACACAATAGataaatataaaagaaatagGTCAACAGAACCTAGCGAGGTGTTATGGATAGGCTTTCCTCCTGGTTTAAAGGTAGATGAGGCTCATCTGTGGGAAGCCTTTTCTCCTTTTGGGAAGGTTCTCAGGGTAACAACATTCCCAGGCCGAACATATGCATTTGTCCAGTACACTAGTGTTGCAGCAGCCTGCAGAGCAAAAGAAGCACTTCAGGGAAAGCTTTTCAATAATCCACGAGTAAGCATATGCTTTTCTCGAAATGAAGGTGCTGCGCCAGAAGTTGGGAAACGATCATTTGTTGCCCCATATTCCCCCCAACCTAGTGCTCGGCCTGTCATCAGAGACCATGATTTTGAAGACTTTCCTAGGGCTAGGCCTTTTGATAGCCCTCCAAGAGATTTTCGCATGTCAACACCACATTTTGGCCCTAATAGGTTGTCAAGAGATGCTGATGATGTTGGCTTCAGCAAGGGTAATTATTTTGAACAGGACGCTGGAATAGAGCTTGGCCATGCGTCTAATATTGAGCCTTTTAGAACACGGGAGCTGGGTCAAGAAAGAAGGCTGGCTGAGGAATTGTATGAGCCCCATAGACAAAGCCCTACTGCTAGGAGTGATGCGCCATGGAAGCCATGGAACAACATTCCTTTTGACAGACCTCAGAGACCCTTACCAATGGAAGCTTCTTGGGACGTTGAAGACAATTCATATCTTATTTCAAAGAAGCTGAAGGGTGCTCAAGTGCATGATACTGAACTTCCTGAATATCCTTTCTCAGAATTTGATCGAGGAAAAGTTTACCCTGAGTACCAAAGGAGGCCCCATCATGATCTTTCAGAAGATGGTTTACACTCTAGAACCTCTTCGTTTACTGATATGCATGATAGACATCATGTTCATCCTTTAAAGAATATAACTCCACTTACAAATAAACATGAACCATGGCATGCTCAAGAGAGTTTCGATAGGCGTTTAGGGAAAATGGATAGATCTACTCCTGACCATCATGAACCTGCTCTTAAGGATGAATGGAAATGGAATGGTACAATAGCAAAGGGAGGCACACCGATCTGCCGAGCTCGATGCTTCCCTGTTGGGAAGGTCCTTAACTTCATGCT GCCTGAGTTTCTGGATTGCACTGCTAGGACAAGTCTAGATATGCTTTCTAAGCACTACTATCAAGCTGCTGGCAGCTGGGTTGTATTTTTTGTCCCAGAAAATGATGCGGACATGACAGCTTATAATGATTTCATGAGTTACCTAGGTGATAAGCAGCGTGCAGCAGTCTGTAAGCTTGGAGAGAGGAGCACCTTGTTTCTTGTTCCACCTTCAGATTTCTCAGAGCAAGTACTGAGAGTGCCTGGAAATGTCAGCATATCTGGAGTCATTCTGAAGTTTCAGCAGTCAAATCCAGATTACAGCTCGCCGAATCGCAAATCATTGGAGAGAGCTCACCAATCTTCTGCAAGTAATTTCAACACTGATGTAAGCAATTGTGAAGATCTGCATGCACTGAGAAGGCTCAATCCTCCAGATATCAGCACATTCCCACAGGGTCCAGATTATGTCCGCTCATCAGGTGTAAGCTATACCCCAGCAAGTGCAGATTTTATTCCACCCTATAAGCCAGAGAGTGCTCCTCCATATGTTGTCTCTCAATTACCGCAAGAAAGGCCACCAGCGGACCTCCCTATGGGTATTGTACAAGGCCAACACCAGCAACTCCCAAACAGGTTGCTCTCAGGATGGTCCAATAACCTGGATGATCCAAATCCAGGTTCTGGTAACTTCAGTTTGGAGCAGGGTGTAATCTCTCGTGCGCTAAATAACAGGACACAGGATCCGTACACATTTGCTTCCGGAGTAGTACCAACTGGAACAGCTTCAGGGTATGCACCAGGTGAAGCATACAACAGCATGTCCTGGCCTTCCATGCAACCCAACTCACAGCAGGTAGCTAGATCTGATCAACCTACTATTCCAGTATCACTGCCACCTGATCAACTTGCACAGCTGGCTGCCCTTCTTGCACAACAAAACCAACCTAGAAAAGTTGGTTTGCCTGTGGACAGCTCAAACAATCAATCTGGATTCATACAGAATTCCAATCCTCATGGACATGCTACAATGATGCCAGGCAACTCTGGCTCCATCCCTGTCCAGAACTCACTGCCACCTGTTCCACCGTCTATGCAACAGTTACGTGCCCATGTGCCAGTGCCACCAATAGGCTCGCTACCTGCAAATCCACTCAATGCGCTTCCGACCAGTGCTCCTATACTTTGTAACACCACTTTGCCTATGCCACCCATTCATGCTTTGGTCAACCCAGCTCATTCTTCCATGCCAATGAGACCGTTCGTTCCTCCACTTCCTGAAGGTCCTCCACCCTTTCAGCAGCAAACATCAAGTGCTCCCACAGTGCAGCCTTTAGCTACTTCTGGCCAGCAATCTAGCCAACAACTACCTGCTCaggaccttgatggagatccTCAAAAGCGCCTTCAAGCAACACTGCAATTGGCAGCAACCCTGCTTAAGCAGATACAAAATCAGTCAAATCCTGGTGGCCAGAAATAG
- the LOC136533626 gene encoding flowering time control protein FPA-like isoform X2 produces MARDRRGPGGRGRFGGGPPGDERPVRHGVRVEEDPYFPLPRRGSGWGVAPPSRHLWVGGLAPSVTASDLSELFLRCGDVEDVARQPGRNFAFVSFLREGDAVAAVRELQGARLAGAPVRIEFSKGDKASGSSMDDRYTQHADERHSIERGRKRHLSPENTIDKYKRNRSTEPSEVLWIGFPPGLKVDEAHLWEAFSPFGKVLRVTTFPGRTYAFVQYTSVAAACRAKEALQGKLFNNPRVSICFSRNEGAAPEVGKRSFVAPYSPQPSARPVIRDHDFEDFPRARPFDSPPRDFRMSTPHFGPNRLSRDADDVGFSKGNYFEQDAGIELGHASNIEPFRTRELGQERRLAEELYEPHRQSPTARSDAPWKPWNNIPFDRPQRPLPMEASWDVEDNSYLISKKLKGAQVHDTELPEYPFSEFDRGKVYPEYQRRPHHDLSEDGLHSRTSSFTDMHDRHHVHPLKNITPLTNKHEPWHAQESFDRRLGKMDRSTPDHHEPALKDEWKWNGTIAKGGTPICRARCFPVGKVLNFMLPEFLDCTARTSLDMLSKHYYQAAGSWVVFFVPENDADMTAYNDFMSYLGDKQRAAVCKLGERSTLFLVPPSDFSEQVLRVPGNVSISGVILKFQQSNPDYSSPNRKSLERAHQSSASNFNTDVSNCEDLHALRRLNPPDISTFPQGPDYVRSSGVSYTPASADFIPPYKPESAPPYVVSQLPQERPPADLPMGIVQGQHQQLPNRLLSGWSNNLDDPNPGSGNFSLEQGVISRALNNRTQDPYTFASGVVPTGTASGYAPGEAYNSMSWPSMQPNSQQVARSDQPTIPVSLPPDQLAQLAALLAQQNQPRKVGLPVDSSNNQSGFIQNSNPHGHATMMPGNSGSIPVQNSLPPVPPSMQQLRAHVPVPPIGSLPANPLNALPTSAPILCNTTLPMPPIHALVNPAHSSMPMRPFVPPLPEGPPPFQQQTSSAPTVQPLATSGQQSSQQLPAQDLDGDPQKRLQATLQLAATLLKQIQNQSNPGGQK; encoded by the exons ATGGCGAGGGACCGCCGCGGGCCGGGTGGACGGGGGAGGTTCGGCGGCGGGCCGCCGGGCGACGAGCGGCCGGTCCGTCACGGCGTCCGCGTCGAGGAGGATCCGTACTTCCCACTCCCGCGTCGGGGGTCGGGCTGGGGAGTGGCGCCGCCGTCGCGGCACCTGTGGGTGGGCGGCCTGGCGCCCAGCGTCACGGCGTCCGACCTGTCGGAGCTGTTCCTCCGGTGCGGCGACGTCGAGGATGTCGCCCGCCAGCCCGGCCGGAACTTCGCGTTCGTGAGCTTCCTGCGGGAGGGGGACGCCGTTGCCGCGGTGCGGGAGCTCCAGGGGGCTCGCCTTGCTGGGGCGCCTGTTAGGATCGAGTTTTCCAAGGGG GATAAGGCTTCAGGTAGCTCAATGGATGACAGATATACACAACATGCTGATGAGCGGCATTCTATTGAACGTGGGAGAAAACGGCATCTGAGTCCTGAAAACACAATAGataaatataaaagaaatagGTCAACAGAACCTAGCGAGGTGTTATGGATAGGCTTTCCTCCTGGTTTAAAGGTAGATGAGGCTCATCTGTGGGAAGCCTTTTCTCCTTTTGGGAAGGTTCTCAGGGTAACAACATTCCCAGGCCGAACATATGCATTTGTCCAGTACACTAGTGTTGCAGCAGCCTGCAGAGCAAAAGAAGCACTTCAGGGAAAGCTTTTCAATAATCCACGAGTAAGCATATGCTTTTCTCGAAATGAAGGTGCTGCGCCAGAAGTTGGGAAACGATCATTTGTTGCCCCATATTCCCCCCAACCTAGTGCTCGGCCTGTCATCAGAGACCATGATTTTGAAGACTTTCCTAGGGCTAGGCCTTTTGATAGCCCTCCAAGAGATTTTCGCATGTCAACACCACATTTTGGCCCTAATAGGTTGTCAAGAGATGCTGATGATGTTGGCTTCAGCAAGGGTAATTATTTTGAACAGGACGCTGGAATAGAGCTTGGCCATGCGTCTAATATTGAGCCTTTTAGAACACGGGAGCTGGGTCAAGAAAGAAGGCTGGCTGAGGAATTGTATGAGCCCCATAGACAAAGCCCTACTGCTAGGAGTGATGCGCCATGGAAGCCATGGAACAACATTCCTTTTGACAGACCTCAGAGACCCTTACCAATGGAAGCTTCTTGGGACGTTGAAGACAATTCATATCTTATTTCAAAGAAGCTGAAGGGTGCTCAAGTGCATGATACTGAACTTCCTGAATATCCTTTCTCAGAATTTGATCGAGGAAAAGTTTACCCTGAGTACCAAAGGAGGCCCCATCATGATCTTTCAGAAGATGGTTTACACTCTAGAACCTCTTCGTTTACTGATATGCATGATAGACATCATGTTCATCCTTTAAAGAATATAACTCCACTTACAAATAAACATGAACCATGGCATGCTCAAGAGAGTTTCGATAGGCGTTTAGGGAAAATGGATAGATCTACTCCTGACCATCATGAACCTGCTCTTAAGGATGAATGGAAATGGAATGGTACAATAGCAAAGGGAGGCACACCGATCTGCCGAGCTCGATGCTTCCCTGTTGGGAAGGTCCTTAACTTCATGCT GCCTGAGTTTCTGGATTGCACTGCTAGGACAAGTCTAGATATGCTTTCTAAGCACTACTATCAAGCTGCTGGCAGCTGGGTTGTATTTTTTGTCCCAGAAAATGATGCGGACATGACAGCTTATAATGATTTCATGAGTTACCTAGGTGATAAGCAGCGTGCAGCAGTCTGTAAGCTTGGAGAGAGGAGCACCTTGTTTCTTGTTCCACCTTCAGATTTCTCAGAGCAAGTACTGAGAGTGCCTGGAAATGTCAGCATATCTGGAGTCATTCTGAAGTTTCAGCAGTCAAATCCAGATTACAGCTCGCCGAATCGCAAATCATTGGAGAGAGCTCACCAATCTTCTGCAAGTAATTTCAACACTGATGTAAGCAATTGTGAAGATCTGCATGCACTGAGAAGGCTCAATCCTCCAGATATCAGCACATTCCCACAGGGTCCAGATTATGTCCGCTCATCAGGTGTAAGCTATACCCCAGCAAGTGCAGATTTTATTCCACCCTATAAGCCAGAGAGTGCTCCTCCATATGTTGTCTCTCAATTACCGCAAGAAAGGCCACCAGCGGACCTCCCTATGGGTATTGTACAAGGCCAACACCAGCAACTCCCAAACAGGTTGCTCTCAGGATGGTCCAATAACCTGGATGATCCAAATCCAGGTTCTGGTAACTTCAGTTTGGAGCAGGGTGTAATCTCTCGTGCGCTAAATAACAGGACACAGGATCCGTACACATTTGCTTCCGGAGTAGTACCAACTGGAACAGCTTCAGGGTATGCACCAGGTGAAGCATACAACAGCATGTCCTGGCCTTCCATGCAACCCAACTCACAGCAGGTAGCTAGATCTGATCAACCTACTATTCCAGTATCACTGCCACCTGATCAACTTGCACAGCTGGCTGCCCTTCTTGCACAACAAAACCAACCTAGAAAAGTTGGTTTGCCTGTGGACAGCTCAAACAATCAATCTGGATTCATACAGAATTCCAATCCTCATGGACATGCTACAATGATGCCAGGCAACTCTGGCTCCATCCCTGTCCAGAACTCACTGCCACCTGTTCCACCGTCTATGCAACAGTTACGTGCCCATGTGCCAGTGCCACCAATAGGCTCGCTACCTGCAAATCCACTCAATGCGCTTCCGACCAGTGCTCCTATACTTTGTAACACCACTTTGCCTATGCCACCCATTCATGCTTTGGTCAACCCAGCTCATTCTTCCATGCCAATGAGACCGTTCGTTCCTCCACTTCCTGAAGGTCCTCCACCCTTTCAGCAGCAAACATCAAGTGCTCCCACAGTGCAGCCTTTAGCTACTTCTGGCCAGCAATCTAGCCAACAACTACCTGCTCaggaccttgatggagatccTCAAAAGCGCCTTCAAGCAACACTGCAATTGGCAGCAACCCTGCTTAAGCAGATACAAAATCAGTCAAATCCTGGTGGCCAGAAATAG